One Solanum pennellii chromosome 9, SPENNV200 DNA segment encodes these proteins:
- the LOC107029762 gene encoding pentatricopeptide repeat-containing protein At3g63370, chloroplastic: protein MTANAIFQIMSSFSSSPPTLAMNSQKVPTFKISPNSQKPAIIPSLKQICRQGNFKESVFTLSNLIETSAFEKALLQGQQIHAHVLKLGLSGDDAVFLNTKIVFMYGKCGSIGDAQKVFDRMTKRTVFTWNAMIGACVVNGVPIRAIELYRDMRFLGVVLDGHTLSSTLKATSQLEILYCGSEIHGVAIKLGLISNVFVVNSLVTMYTKCNDIRAASLLFNGMSEKEDAVSWNSMISAYTINRMNREALSLFIEMLNASVEPTTYTFVAAIQACEETNFGKFGIEIHAVVLKLGYSFDTYVVNGLLMMYIKNNRLDEAAKIFFHMQEKDNISWNSMISGYVQNGLYDEANNLFHEMKNAGQKPDHVSLMSMLVASGRQGNLLIGMEIHAFSLRNDLDSDLQVGNTLVDMYAKCGKLDYMDYVFGRMLHRDSVSWTTIIAAYAQNNSAWKAVQLFREVLAEGNNVDALMIGSVLLACTELRCNLLAKEIHCYVIKRGIYDPFMQKTLVSVYGDCGNVDYANSIFRLSEVKDVVSFTSMMCSYVQNGLANEALGLMLCMNEMAIEADFVAVLSMLTAAADLSSLRKGKEIHGFLVRKDLLLQDSIRSSLIDMYASCGTLENSYKVFNYSKSKDPVCWTSMINACGLHGCGRKAIDIFMRMEKENIHPDHITFLAVLRACSHAALIEDGKRIFKIMQSKYALEPWPEHYACFVDLLGRANHLEEAFQIVKTMNLEDIPAVWCALLGACQVYANKELGEIAAMKLLELEPKNPGNYVLVSNVYAATNRWDDVEEVRVTMKGKGLNKDPACSWIEVGDKVHTFVAQDKSHPECDKIYEKLAHLTEKLEKEAGYVAQTKYVLHKVEEKEKVKLLKGHSERLAIAYSLLASTDRNPIRITKNLRVCSDCHTFSKLASKFLEREIIVRDAKRFHHFRDGICSCGDFW, encoded by the coding sequence ATGACTGCCAATGCGATATTCCAAATTATGTCTTCGTTTTCCTCATCACCACCTACTTTAGCAATGAATTCTCAGAAAGTTCCAACATTCAAAATCTCACCCAATTCTCAAAAACCCGCCATTATCCCTTCTCTCAAACAAATTTGCCGGCAAGGCAACTTCAAAGAATCAGTTTTTACCCTCTCTAATTTAATTGAGACTAGTGCATTTGAAAAAGCTTTACTACAAGGCCAACAAATCCATGCCCATGTCCTCAAACTGGGTTTATCCGGTGATGATGCAGTTTTCTTGAACACCAAGATTGTTTTCATGTATGGTAAGTGTGGGTCAATTGGTGATGCACAGAAGGTGTTTGATAGAATGACTAAAAGAACTGTCTTTACTTGGAATGCTATGATTGGTGCTTGTGTTGTAAATGGGGTGCCTATTAGAGCAATTGAGTTGTATAGGGACATGCGTTTCTTGGGTGTTGTTTTAGATGGTCATACTCTTTCTAGTACATTGAAGGCAACTAGTCAGCTTGAAATTTTGTACTGTGGAAGTGAAATACATGGGGTCGCGATAAAACTTGGTCTTATTTCTAATGTTTTTGTGGTGAACTCACTAGTGACTATGTACACCAAGTGCAATGATATCAGGGCAGCATCATTGTTGTTTAATGGAATGAGTGAAAAAGAGGACGCTGTTTCATGGAATTCTATGATTTCTGCTTATACTATAAATAGGATGAATCGGGAAGCTTTAAGTCTCTTCATTGAAATGCTGAATGCCAGTGTTGAACCTACCACATATACCTTTGTTGCTGCAATTCAAGCATGTGAGGAgacaaattttggaaaatttgggATTGAGATTCATGCTGTTGTTCTGAAATTGGGTTATTCTTTTGATACATATGTGGTGAATGGTTTGTTAATGATGTACATTAAAAACAATAGATTAGATGAAGCTGCTAAAATATTCTTCCATATGCAAGAAAAGGACAACATTTCTTGGAATTCCATGATATCAGGTTATGTACAGAACGGACTTTATGATGAAGCGAATAATTTGTTTCATGAGATGAAGAATGCAGGTCAGAAACCTGACCACGTCTCACTTATGAGTATGCTTGTCGCATCTGGAAGACAGGGAAATTTGTTAATTGGGATGGAAATTCATGCCTTCTCACTGCGAAATGATTTGGATAGTGATTTGCAGGTTGGTAATACTCTTGTAGATATGTATGCCAAGTGTGGTAAGTTAGATTACATGGACTATGTCTTTGGTAGGATGCTGCATAGAGATAGTGTCTCTTGGACTACAATTATTGCTGCTTATGCTCAGAATAATTCTGCCTGGAAGGCGGTGCAATTATTTCGCGAGGTACTGGCAGAAGGAAACAATGTTGATGCACTTATGATTGGAAGCGTCCTCCTTGCTTGTACTGAGTTGAGGTGCAACTTACTTGCAAAGGAAATTCACTGCTATGTGATTAAAAGAGGAATATATGATCCTTTTATGCAGAAAACTCTTGTGAGTGTTTATGGAGATTGTGGGAACGTGGACTATGCAAATAGTATTTTCAGGTTGAGTGAAGTTAAAGATGTTGTGTCATTTACAAGCATGATGTGCAGTTATGTTCAAAATGGACTTGCAAACGAGGCTCTTGGTCTCATGCTCTGTATGAATGAAATGGCAATTGAGGCAGATTTTGTTGCAGTCCTAAGCATGCTCACTGCTGCTGCTGATCTATCTTCCTTAAGGAAAGGAAAAGAGATTCATGGATTTTTGGTTAGAAAAGACCTCCTTCTGCAAGATTCTATTAGAAGCTCTCTAATAGATATGTATGCCAGCTGTGGGACTCTGGAGAACTCATATAAGGTGTTTAATTATTCAAAGAGCAAAGATCCAGTTTGTTGGACGAGCATGATAAATGCTTGTGGATTACATGGTTGTGGTAGGAAAGCAATTGATATATTCATGAGGATGGAGAAGGAAAATATTCACCCAGATCACATAACCTTCTTGGCTGTTCTTCGTGCATGTAGCCATGCCGCGCTAATAGAGGATGGCAAAAGAATTTTCAAGATAATGCAAAGCAAGTACGCATTGGAGCCTTGGCCAGAACACTATGCTTGTTTTGTTGATTTGCTTGGACGTGCAAATCACTTGGAAGAGGCATTCCAAATTGTAAAAACAATGAACTTGGAGGATATACCTGCCGTCTGGTGTGCTCTCCTTGGTGCTTGTCAGGTATACGCCAATAAAGAGTTAGGAGAAATTGCTGCAATGAAGCTTCTTGAACTAGAGCCCAAGAATCCAGGAAATTATGTTCTTGTATCTAATGTGTATGCTGCGACTAATAGATGGGACGATGTGGAAGAAGTCAGAGTTACAATGAAAGGAAAAGGGCTAAACAAAGATCCTGCATGTAGCTGGATAGAGGTAGGAGATAAGGTTCATACATTTGTTGCTCAAGATAAGTCGCACCCAGAGTGTGAtaagatttatgaaaaattagcTCATCTTACTGAGAAATTGGAGAAGGAAGCAGGTTATGTGGCCCAAACCAAATATGTTTTGCACAAGGTGGAGGAGAAAGAAAAAGTTAAGTTGCTTAAAGGACACAGTGAAAGACTAGCTATTGCATATAGTTTACTTGCTAGTACTGATAGAAACCCCATTCGAATCACAAAAAATCTCCGTGTctgtagtgattgccatacttTCAGTAAGCTAGCTTCAAAGTTCCTAGAGCGAGAAATTATAGTTAGAGATGCCAAAAGATTTCACCATTTCAGGGATGGGATATGTTCCTGTGGAGATTTCTGGTGA